One genomic region from Campylobacter concisus encodes:
- the thiD gene encoding bifunctional hydroxymethylpyrimidine kinase/phosphomethylpyrimidine kinase, translated as MKNALSIAGVDPSGGAGVLADIKVFIAHGVYAMGAITAVTAQNTKGIFGMQLVDTKLIEDQIKAIFDDIKVDVIKIGVVPSVEIIKCVAKTLREIKNLPPVVLDPVMSCKNGDIWLEGSAKDAIVEELFPLASVITPNIFEAREILKHELKGESELKEACKELLKFGTKSVYLKCGELDGKSLDIFYDGNEYEIFSDERIKTTATHGSGCSLSSAIASNLANGHGLKESVKNAHDYIFNAIKNAVIIGGGQNPVNHFYKFKV; from the coding sequence ATGAAAAATGCGTTAAGTATAGCAGGGGTTGATCCAAGTGGCGGAGCTGGAGTTTTAGCTGATATAAAGGTATTTATAGCACACGGCGTATATGCGATGGGAGCGATTACGGCGGTCACTGCTCAAAATACAAAGGGCATATTTGGCATGCAGCTAGTTGATACTAAGCTCATTGAGGATCAGATCAAGGCGATATTTGATGATATAAAAGTTGATGTGATAAAAATAGGCGTTGTCCCAAGCGTTGAGATCATAAAATGCGTCGCAAAAACGCTAAGAGAGATCAAAAATTTACCACCAGTAGTGCTTGACCCAGTTATGAGCTGTAAAAATGGCGACATCTGGCTAGAGGGCTCGGCAAAAGACGCGATCGTGGAGGAGCTTTTCCCACTTGCAAGCGTAATCACGCCAAATATCTTTGAAGCGCGCGAAATTTTAAAGCATGAGCTAAAGGGCGAGAGCGAGCTAAAAGAGGCTTGCAAGGAGCTTTTGAAATTTGGCACAAAGAGTGTTTATCTAAAGTGTGGCGAACTTGATGGCAAGTCACTTGATATATTTTATGATGGCAACGAGTATGAAATTTTTAGCGATGAGCGCATAAAAACGACTGCCACTCACGGCTCAGGCTGCTCGCTATCAAGCGCGATCGCTTCAAATTTAGCAAATGGCCATGGTCTAAAAGAAAGTGTAAAAAATGCGCATGATTATATCTTTAACGCTATCAAAAACGCGGTTATCATCGGTGGTGGACAAAATCCAGTAAATCACTTCTATAAATTTAAGGTGTGA
- a CDS encoding biotin--[acetyl-CoA-carboxylase] ligase — protein MKVEFFQSLPSTQEFLIEALKNGDIKPPHMIVAYNQTKGVGSRGNSWEGLGGNLFMSFCISKDELPSDIPPPSISIYFSMLMREVLSELGSKCWLKWPNDFYVDDRKIGGTLTNKVDEIYICGIGINLTSAPENAGILDIKTSVDELVWGFVSMLDKKILWKPIFSKFRIDFCKSKSFITHIANKAVSLQNAEICEDGAILLNGEKVYSLR, from the coding sequence TTGAAAGTAGAGTTTTTTCAAAGTTTGCCTTCGACGCAGGAATTTTTGATAGAGGCCCTAAAAAACGGCGATATAAAGCCACCGCACATGATCGTAGCGTACAATCAAACCAAAGGGGTCGGCAGCCGCGGCAACAGCTGGGAGGGACTTGGCGGAAATTTGTTTATGTCATTTTGCATAAGTAAAGATGAGCTGCCAAGCGATATACCTCCGCCCTCAATCTCGATATATTTTTCTATGTTGATGCGTGAAGTCTTGAGCGAACTTGGCTCAAAGTGCTGGCTAAAATGGCCAAATGATTTTTACGTAGATGATCGCAAAATAGGCGGTACCTTGACAAATAAAGTGGATGAAATTTACATCTGTGGTATAGGGATAAATTTAACGAGTGCGCCTGAAAATGCGGGCATTTTAGACATAAAAACTAGCGTAGATGAGCTAGTTTGGGGCTTTGTTAGCATGCTTGATAAAAAGATTTTATGGAAGCCAATTTTTAGCAAATTTAGGATAGACTTTTGCAAGTCAAAAAGTTTTATTACGCATATTGCAAATAAGGCTGTTTCGCTTCAAAATGCTGAAATTTGCGAAGATGGAGCGATCTTACTAAATGGGGAAAAGGTATATTCTTTAAGATGA
- a CDS encoding ParA family protein, with protein MSEIITIANQKGGVGKTTTAVNLAASLAVAEKKVLLIDIDPQANATTGLGFSRSDYEFNIYHVLTDRKKLSQIVLKTEIPTLFLAPSNIGLVGIEQEFNDQNKDYKLILKNKISEVVNDYDFIIIDSPPALGSITINALSASDSVIIPIQCEFYALEGLAQILNTVKIIKKTINPKLNIKGFLPTMFSSQNNLSKETIANLKQHFENKLFKSKDSKEEFVVVPRNVKLAESPSFGKPVILYDIKSPGSIAYQNLAYCILN; from the coding sequence ATGAGCGAGATAATAACAATAGCTAATCAAAAAGGCGGTGTTGGCAAGACTACAACAGCCGTAAATTTAGCCGCGTCACTGGCGGTTGCTGAGAAAAAAGTATTATTAATAGACATCGATCCGCAGGCAAACGCGACGACTGGACTTGGCTTTAGCAGAAGTGACTATGAGTTTAATATCTATCACGTCTTAACAGATAGAAAAAAGCTCTCGCAAATCGTATTAAAAACTGAGATCCCAACACTTTTTTTAGCTCCATCAAACATCGGACTTGTCGGTATTGAGCAAGAATTTAATGATCAAAATAAGGACTATAAACTAATCCTTAAAAATAAAATTTCAGAAGTTGTAAACGACTATGATTTTATTATCATTGATAGCCCTCCGGCACTTGGCAGCATCACGATAAATGCTCTTAGTGCAAGCGATAGCGTTATTATCCCGATTCAATGTGAATTTTATGCACTTGAGGGACTAGCGCAGATCCTAAATACAGTTAAGATCATCAAAAAAACGATAAATCCAAAGCTTAACATAAAGGGCTTTTTACCGACTATGTTTAGCTCGCAAAACAATCTCTCAAAAGAGACAATTGCTAATTTAAAGCAGCATTTTGAAAATAAGCTCTTTAAGAGTAAGGACAGCAAAGAGGAATTTGTGGTTGTTCCAAGAAATGTGAAACTTGCTGAAAGCCCAAGTTTTGGCAAGCCAGTCATACTTTATGATATAAAATCACCAGGCTCGATCGCGTATCAAAATTTGGCATATTGTATTTTAAACTAA
- a CDS encoding ParB/RepB/Spo0J family partition protein → MAKKGGLGRGLSAILEDVEQAYSKEIANLNDSEIVEEINIDEILPNPYQPRTHFDEEALKELSASIKRHGLIQPIIVIKKDDGYMLIAGERRYRATKMLGASKIKAIIADIKSQNLRELALIENIQRENLNPIELAKSYKELINEYKITQDGLANIIHKSRTQITNTIRLLLLSDYTQKLLQEDKLTQGHAKVIVGLSAEEEKMVVDTIIGQKLSVRDTEILVKKIKNKEEIKDKKPKISEEMSKKLSNLQEIFKNLKIKTKVKSSNLVLEFNNISQIEEFISRLK, encoded by the coding sequence ATGGCTAAAAAAGGTGGATTAGGGCGCGGACTTAGTGCGATACTTGAAGATGTAGAGCAGGCCTACAGCAAAGAGATTGCAAATTTAAACGACTCTGAGATAGTCGAAGAGATAAATATAGATGAAATTTTACCAAACCCATACCAGCCAAGAACGCATTTTGACGAAGAAGCTTTAAAAGAGCTAAGTGCCAGCATCAAAAGGCACGGACTAATACAACCAATAATCGTCATCAAAAAAGATGATGGCTATATGCTAATAGCCGGTGAGCGAAGATATCGCGCTACAAAGATGCTTGGAGCAAGCAAGATAAAGGCGATCATCGCTGATATCAAGTCTCAAAATTTAAGAGAGCTTGCACTTATTGAAAATATCCAACGTGAAAATTTAAACCCAATCGAACTTGCAAAGTCGTATAAAGAGCTCATAAATGAGTATAAGATCACACAAGACGGCTTGGCAAATATCATTCATAAAAGTAGAACACAAATAACAAATACGATAAGGCTTTTACTTCTTAGCGACTATACGCAAAAACTTTTACAAGAAGACAAGCTCACACAAGGCCACGCTAAAGTTATAGTTGGGCTTAGCGCCGAAGAAGAAAAGATGGTTGTTGATACGATCATCGGTCAAAAGTTAAGCGTTAGAGACACAGAAATTTTAGTAAAAAAGATAAAAAATAAGGAAGAGATAAAAGACAAAAAGCCAAAAATTTCTGAGGAAATGAGTAAAAAACTATCAAATTTACAAGAAATTTTTAAAAATTTAAAGATAAAGACAAAAGTAAAATCTAGCAATCTAGTTTTAGAATTTAATAATATTTCACAGATAGAAGAATTTATTTCTAGGCTAAAATAG
- a CDS encoding FoF1 ATP synthase subunit B', with product MLEIDVPLMLLTAVVFLVLIAILNSLLYKPMLKFIDDRNASIKNDEESTSKNASDLSVHEKEIEEIILNARTEANKIRQEALNSAIEESLKEVNAVKSSLKADYNEFLNALSSQKDSLKADLSAKLPELRAALNAKLSKI from the coding sequence ATGTTAGAAATAGATGTGCCATTGATGCTTTTAACGGCTGTCGTTTTCTTGGTATTGATCGCTATTTTGAATTCCTTGCTTTATAAGCCAATGCTCAAATTCATAGATGACAGAAATGCCTCTATAAAAAATGATGAAGAGAGTACTAGTAAAAATGCAAGTGATCTAAGTGTTCATGAAAAAGAGATTGAAGAGATTATATTAAACGCAAGGACTGAGGCCAATAAAATAAGACAAGAAGCCTTAAATTCGGCGATAGAAGAGTCTTTAAAAGAGGTTAATGCTGTAAAAAGTAGCCTAAAGGCTGACTATAATGAATTTCTAAACGCCTTAAGCTCTCAAAAAGATAGCCTAAAAGCAGACCTATCAGCTAAACTACCAGAACTTAGAGCTGCTTTAAATGCTAAACTCTCTAAAATATAA
- a CDS encoding F0F1 ATP synthase subunit B, whose amino-acid sequence MKIKILFFIALPFLAYASEYGGTNYDIVERTLNFLLFFGILVYFAAKPLRALYQSRIDGIANKLESIQEKLRDSKAKKDDALKRVEEAKQNANSLIETAKKEALNLAAKVKKEAQNDIANIEKGYKEQKEFEERKMTKGVVNEILSDIFSSDSLKVDQKELVNIILKKVS is encoded by the coding sequence ATGAAGATAAAAATTTTATTTTTTATAGCACTTCCATTTTTAGCATATGCGAGCGAGTATGGCGGAACAAACTATGATATAGTTGAGAGAACGCTAAACTTCTTACTTTTCTTTGGTATTTTGGTTTATTTTGCTGCTAAGCCACTTAGGGCTCTTTACCAAAGCAGGATTGATGGGATCGCAAATAAGCTTGAGAGTATCCAAGAAAAACTCCGTGATTCTAAGGCCAAAAAAGATGACGCTCTAAAACGTGTAGAAGAGGCTAAGCAAAATGCAAACTCTTTAATCGAAACTGCTAAAAAAGAGGCTTTAAATCTAGCTGCTAAGGTTAAAAAAGAGGCTCAAAATGATATCGCAAATATTGAAAAGGGTTATAAAGAGCAAAAAGAATTTGAAGAGCGCAAGATGACAAAAGGCGTTGTAAATGAAATTTTGAGCGACATTTTCTCAAGCGATAGCCTAAAAGTCGATCAAAAAGAGCTTGTAAATATCATACTTAAAAAGGTTAGCTAA
- a CDS encoding F0F1 ATP synthase subunit delta: MNEVVAKKYVKAILSDAKPGELNAFIENLVELAAAFRSEKFKSIISLPTLKAAKKVEFILSLVKNSDAKFANFIKLLGANKRLELIPAILNEMKIEQSLLENTYRGEVIGNFDLSADQLKALEENFSKKFNSKIKLDGSKSDYNGVKIELDDLGVEVNFSIDRLKSQMSEYILKAI, encoded by the coding sequence ATGAATGAAGTAGTAGCCAAAAAATATGTTAAAGCGATCCTGAGCGATGCAAAGCCAGGTGAGCTAAATGCCTTTATCGAAAATTTAGTTGAGCTAGCTGCAGCTTTTAGAAGCGAAAAATTTAAAAGTATCATAAGCTTGCCAACTTTAAAAGCTGCAAAAAAGGTTGAATTTATACTTTCTTTAGTAAAAAATTCAGACGCCAAATTTGCAAATTTTATAAAGCTTCTTGGTGCAAATAAAAGACTAGAGCTTATCCCAGCGATCTTAAACGAGATGAAGATAGAGCAATCTTTGCTTGAAAATACATATCGTGGCGAGGTTATTGGAAATTTTGATCTAAGCGCTGATCAGTTAAAAGCTCTAGAAGAGAATTTCTCTAAGAAATTTAACTCTAAGATCAAGCTTGATGGCTCAAAGAGCGATTACAACGGCGTAAAAATTGAGTTAGATGATTTAGGTGTCGAGGTAAATTTCTCTATCGATAGACTAAAAAGTCAAATGAGTGAATATATATTAAAAGCAATTTAA
- the atpA gene encoding F0F1 ATP synthase subunit alpha, which yields MSAKIKADEISTIIKERIENFDLSVDVEETGKVISVADGVANVYGLKNVMAGEMVEFESGEKGMALNLEESSVGIVILGKTSGITEGSSVKRLKKLLRVPVGDALIGRVVNSLGEPIDAKGPIEATESRFVEEKAKGIMARKSVHEPLQTGIKAIDALVPIGRGQRELIIGDRQTGKTTVAIDTIINQKGQDVICIYVAIGQKQSTVAQVVKKLEEYGAMDYTIVVNAGASDAAALQYLAPYAGVTMGEYFRDNSRHALIIYDDLSKHAVAYREMSLILRRPPGREAYPGDVFYLHSRLLERASKLNDALGAGSLTALPIIETQAGDVSAYIPTNVISITDGQIFLESDLFNSGIRPAINVGLSVSRVGGAAQIKAIKQVSGTLRLDLAQYRELQAFAQFASDLDESSRKQLERGQKMVEVLKQPPYSPLPVENQVVIIFAGAKGYLDDVATANVTKFEAELYPYIEAKYPEIFEQIRTKKVLDKEVEEILHKALKDFKATFAAN from the coding sequence GTGAGTGCAAAAATTAAAGCTGACGAAATTAGCACGATAATCAAAGAGCGTATTGAAAATTTTGATTTAAGTGTTGATGTAGAAGAGACCGGTAAAGTCATCTCAGTCGCTGATGGCGTTGCTAACGTTTATGGTTTGAAAAACGTTATGGCTGGTGAGATGGTTGAGTTTGAAAGCGGCGAAAAGGGTATGGCTCTTAACCTTGAAGAGAGCAGTGTTGGTATAGTTATCCTTGGAAAAACTAGCGGCATTACAGAAGGAAGCTCTGTAAAAAGACTTAAAAAACTTCTACGTGTTCCAGTTGGTGACGCATTGATCGGCCGTGTTGTAAATTCACTTGGTGAGCCAATCGACGCAAAAGGCCCAATTGAAGCTACCGAATCTCGCTTTGTTGAAGAAAAAGCAAAAGGTATTATGGCTAGAAAGAGTGTTCATGAGCCACTTCAAACAGGTATCAAAGCGATTGACGCACTTGTGCCAATCGGTAGAGGTCAAAGAGAACTAATTATCGGCGACCGCCAAACTGGTAAAACAACAGTTGCTATCGATACTATCATCAACCAAAAGGGTCAAGATGTTATTTGTATCTATGTAGCTATCGGTCAAAAACAATCAACCGTTGCTCAAGTCGTTAAAAAACTTGAAGAGTACGGCGCTATGGACTACACGATAGTTGTAAATGCTGGTGCTAGTGATGCAGCTGCACTTCAATACCTTGCTCCATACGCTGGTGTAACAATGGGTGAATACTTTAGAGATAACTCTCGCCACGCATTAATCATCTATGATGACTTATCAAAACACGCGGTTGCTTACCGTGAGATGTCTTTGATCTTAAGAAGACCACCAGGCCGTGAAGCTTATCCGGGCGATGTTTTCTATCTTCACTCAAGACTTCTAGAAAGAGCAAGTAAGCTAAATGACGCACTAGGTGCGGGATCTTTAACAGCTCTACCTATTATTGAGACTCAAGCAGGCGACGTTTCAGCTTATATTCCAACAAACGTTATTTCTATTACAGATGGTCAAATTTTCCTTGAGAGTGACTTATTTAACTCAGGTATCCGCCCAGCGATCAATGTTGGTCTTTCTGTTTCTCGTGTTGGTGGTGCAGCTCAGATCAAAGCTATCAAACAAGTTTCTGGCACACTAAGACTAGACCTTGCTCAGTATCGCGAACTACAAGCGTTTGCTCAATTTGCAAGCGACCTTGACGAGAGCTCCAGAAAACAACTAGAGCGTGGTCAAAAGATGGTTGAAGTACTAAAACAACCTCCATATTCTCCACTTCCAGTTGAGAATCAAGTAGTTATAATATTTGCTGGTGCTAAGGGTTATTTAGATGATGTTGCAACTGCAAATGTAACAAAATTTGAGGCTGAGCTATATCCATATATTGAGGCAAAATACCCTGAAATTTTTGAGCAAATCAGAACTAAAAAGGTTCTTGATAAAGAAGTAGAAGAAATTTTACATAAAGCGTTGAAAGATTTTAAAGCGACTTTTGCCGCTAACTAG
- the atpG gene encoding ATP synthase F1 subunit gamma — protein sequence MSNLKDIKRKIKSVQNTQKTTRAMKLVSTAKLRKAEEAARYSRVYALKINEVLSEIAYKINQYASVMTESKFFNTTKSVEKVDIIFVTADKGLCGGFNVQTIKTVRRMIDELKAKKIKVRLRAVGKKGIEFFNFQGVELLETYVGASSSPTYEKAQKIIKDAIDDFTNGITDKVVLIHNGYKNMISQEIRVNDIVPIEPSKIVAVETKSLMEFEPEDNYTKIMDELLNKYFEYSMYYALVDSLAAEHSARMQAMDNATNNAKERVKQLNLAYNKARQESITTELIEIISGVESMK from the coding sequence ATGTCAAATTTAAAAGATATAAAACGAAAGATTAAGAGCGTTCAGAATACTCAAAAGACGACGCGTGCGATGAAGCTTGTTTCTACAGCAAAGCTTCGCAAAGCTGAAGAGGCCGCACGCTACTCTAGAGTTTACGCACTTAAGATCAATGAGGTTTTATCGGAGATAGCTTATAAGATCAATCAATATGCTTCAGTTATGACTGAGAGTAAATTTTTTAACACAACAAAGAGTGTAGAAAAGGTTGATATTATATTTGTTACCGCTGATAAAGGGCTTTGTGGTGGCTTTAATGTCCAGACTATAAAGACAGTTAGGCGCATGATTGATGAGCTAAAAGCAAAAAAGATCAAAGTCAGACTAAGAGCTGTTGGTAAAAAGGGTATAGAATTTTTCAATTTCCAAGGCGTTGAACTACTTGAGACTTACGTCGGAGCTAGCTCTTCTCCTACATATGAAAAAGCTCAAAAAATCATAAAAGATGCCATCGATGACTTTACAAACGGCATAACTGATAAAGTCGTGCTAATACACAATGGCTATAAAAATATGATTTCTCAAGAGATTAGGGTAAATGATATTGTGCCTATTGAGCCGTCTAAGATAGTTGCAGTTGAGACAAAATCTTTGATGGAATTTGAGCCAGAAGACAATTATACTAAGATCATGGATGAATTGCTCAATAAATATTTTGAGTATAGTATGTATTATGCTTTAGTTGACTCTTTGGCGGCTGAGCACAGTGCTAGAATGCAAGCTATGGATAATGCAACAAACAATGCTAAAGAGCGCGTTAAACAGTTAAATCTTGCTTACAATAAAGCAAGACAAGAGTCTATTACCACTGAGCTTATTGAGATCATCAGTGGTGTTGAATCAATGAAATAA
- the atpD gene encoding F0F1 ATP synthase subunit beta, whose product MKGVISQVMGPVVDVDFNDYLPKINEAIEVFFEVEGKKHKLILEVAAHLGDNRVRTIAMDMSEGLTRGLEAKALGTPISVPVGEKVLGRIFNVVGDLIDEGEGINFDKRWSIHRDPPPFEEQSTKSEIFETGIKVVDLLAPYAKGGKVGLFGGAGVGKTVIIMELIHNVAFKHSGYSVFAGVGERTREGNDLYHEMKESNVLDKVALCYGQMNEPPGARNRIALTGLTMAEYFRDEMGLDVLMFIDNIFRFSQSGAEMSALLGRIPSAVGYQPTLASEMGKFQERITSTKKGSITSVQAVYVPADDLTDPAPATVFAHLDATTVLNRSIAEKGIYPAVDPLDSTSRMLDPQILGADHYKVARGVQAVLQKYKDLQDIIAILGMDELSEEDKLTVDRARKIERFLSQPFFVAEVFTGSPGKYVSLDENIAGFKGILEGKYDHLPEVAFYMVGNIDEALAKAEKLKA is encoded by the coding sequence ATGAAGGGTGTTATTAGTCAAGTTATGGGCCCTGTGGTCGATGTTGACTTTAATGACTACTTGCCGAAGATCAATGAAGCTATCGAAGTTTTCTTTGAGGTTGAGGGCAAGAAACATAAACTAATATTAGAAGTTGCTGCTCACCTAGGTGATAATAGAGTCAGAACTATTGCTATGGATATGAGCGAGGGTCTGACTCGTGGCTTAGAGGCTAAAGCACTTGGTACACCTATTAGTGTGCCAGTTGGTGAAAAAGTTTTGGGTAGAATTTTTAACGTAGTTGGTGATTTGATCGACGAGGGTGAGGGTATAAATTTTGATAAACGCTGGTCTATTCACCGCGATCCCCCTCCATTTGAAGAGCAAAGCACAAAAAGTGAAATTTTTGAAACTGGCATCAAGGTGGTTGATCTTTTAGCTCCTTACGCAAAGGGTGGTAAGGTAGGTCTATTTGGCGGTGCTGGTGTTGGTAAAACGGTTATTATTATGGAGCTTATCCACAACGTTGCGTTTAAACACAGCGGTTATTCTGTATTTGCAGGCGTTGGCGAGAGAACTCGTGAAGGAAATGACCTTTATCACGAAATGAAAGAAAGTAACGTTTTGGATAAAGTTGCCTTGTGCTACGGCCAAATGAACGAGCCACCAGGAGCAAGAAACCGTATCGCTCTAACTGGTCTTACAATGGCTGAGTACTTCCGTGATGAGATGGGGCTTGATGTTTTGATGTTTATCGATAATATCTTCCGTTTTTCTCAATCAGGCGCAGAAATGTCAGCTCTACTTGGACGTATCCCATCAGCTGTTGGTTATCAGCCAACTCTTGCAAGTGAGATGGGTAAATTCCAAGAAAGAATCACATCAACTAAAAAAGGTTCAATCACATCTGTTCAAGCTGTTTACGTTCCTGCGGACGACCTTACGGATCCAGCTCCTGCTACTGTTTTTGCTCACCTTGATGCTACAACGGTTCTTAATAGATCGATCGCAGAAAAAGGTATTTATCCGGCTGTTGATCCGCTTGATTCAACATCAAGAATGCTTGACCCACAAATTTTAGGAGCAGATCACTATAAGGTAGCTCGCGGCGTTCAAGCTGTGCTCCAAAAATATAAAGATCTTCAAGATATCATCGCTATCCTTGGTATGGACGAGCTTAGCGAAGAAGATAAGTTAACAGTTGATAGAGCAAGAAAGATCGAGAGATTTTTATCTCAGCCATTCTTTGTTGCTGAAGTATTTACAGGTAGCCCTGGTAAATATGTAAGTCTTGACGAAAATATAGCTGGCTTTAAGGGAATTTTAGAGGGTAAATATGATCACTTACCAGAAGTAGCATTTTATATGGTTGGAAATATAGATGAGGCTTTAGCTAAAGCTGAGAAACTTAAGGCTTAA
- the atpC gene encoding ATP synthase F1 subunit epsilon: MDKLHLEIVTPQGQIFNDDVSSVVLPGSEGEFGVLPNHASLISLLKAGIIDIEHKNKKHDVVAINWGYAKIDEGKVVILADGAVYVSGDSESELANSLEAARNLIESMSSDTNAFAATISKMENVVRTR; encoded by the coding sequence ATGGATAAATTACATTTAGAGATCGTAACTCCTCAAGGTCAGATATTTAATGATGACGTGAGCAGTGTAGTGCTTCCAGGTAGTGAGGGTGAGTTTGGCGTTTTACCAAACCACGCCTCATTAATATCTCTTTTAAAAGCAGGTATTATAGATATAGAACATAAAAATAAAAAACATGATGTTGTTGCGATTAACTGGGGCTATGCAAAGATTGACGAAGGCAAGGTAGTAATACTTGCTGACGGTGCGGTTTACGTCTCTGGCGATAGTGAAAGCGAGCTTGCAAATTCATTGGAAGCTGCTAGAAATTTGATAGAGAGCATGAGCAGTGATACAAATGCTTTTGCAGCAACTATATCTAAAATGGAAAATGTAGTGAGAACTAGATAA
- a CDS encoding MotA/TolQ/ExbB proton channel family protein, translating to MGGIDLFLNYIQRSSFITIIVLTWLSIYFIVSFTILFSRMAGIGAWQKREQNALEALLMGAKNIPNDSSLRKCANGRISREKLNVCISIAEKNATSGLTWLSVIASTSPFIGLFGTVVSILETFSQLGNGGGSSLGIIAPAISEALVATGCGIFVAIPAYTFNLLIKRKAYELMSVIERQADVMIALKKDDEIL from the coding sequence GTGGGCGGCATAGATTTATTTTTAAATTACATTCAAAGAAGTAGTTTTATTACAATTATTGTTTTAACTTGGCTGTCAATATATTTTATAGTTAGTTTCACAATTCTTTTTTCAAGAATGGCTGGTATTGGAGCTTGGCAAAAACGTGAGCAAAATGCACTTGAAGCACTGCTTATGGGTGCTAAAAATATTCCAAATGATTCGTCTTTGAGAAAATGTGCAAATGGAAGAATCTCAAGAGAAAAACTAAATGTATGTATAAGCATAGCCGAGAAAAATGCTACAAGTGGACTAACGTGGCTAAGTGTCATAGCATCTACTTCGCCTTTTATCGGTCTTTTTGGAACCGTTGTTTCTATTTTAGAGACATTTTCACAGCTTGGAAATGGTGGAGGTTCATCACTTGGTATTATCGCTCCAGCTATTTCAGAGGCACTTGTTGCAACTGGTTGCGGAATTTTTGTTGCCATCCCAGCATATACATTTAACTTACTCATAAAAAGAAAAGCTTATGAATTAATGAGCGTTATTGAGCGTCAGGCTGATGTAATGATAGCACTTAAAAAAGATGATGAGATACTATAA
- a CDS encoding biopolymer transporter ExbD — protein MAVKFTDETPELNITPLVDIMLVLLAILMVTMPTITYQEDITLPDGSKAKTSTSKQKDLIVSINSQGQVRVDQSTMSLAEFPDNIALMSTKYDKTSPIYIKADKNLKYDDVMFVLKTLKGAGFNKVALETNG, from the coding sequence ATGGCCGTTAAATTTACCGATGAGACACCAGAGCTAAATATAACTCCTCTTGTTGATATTATGCTTGTTTTACTAGCCATTTTAATGGTTACTATGCCAACCATAACATATCAAGAGGATATTACTCTTCCAGATGGTTCAAAGGCAAAAACTTCAACATCTAAGCAAAAAGACCTTATAGTATCTATAAATTCGCAAGGACAAGTTAGAGTTGATCAAAGTACTATGAGCCTTGCTGAGTTTCCTGATAATATCGCATTAATGAGTACAAAATACGATAAAACCTCGCCTATCTATATAAAAGCTGATAAAAATTTAAAATACGATGATGTTATGTTTGTATTAAAGACTTTGAAAGGTGCTGGTTTTAATAAAGTAGCTTTAGAGACAAACGGTTAA